CGAGGGCCGTCGCCGGTACGGCCGGGGGACTGGTCGCTGAACTGGACCCTACGTCCTGCCGGCCACCAGCGCGTCAGGGCGTGGCGACGGCCTGGAGGATGCTGTACCGGCCCGAGGTCGGGGTGACCTCCGCCGGCTCCCAGCCGCCCGCGCGCAGCAGGTCGCCGTACTGGGACGCGGTGCGCTCCCGTCCGCCGAGCAGCACGAGCATCGCCAGGTCGGACAGGTGCACGTGCGACGGCGTCCACGGCTCCGGCAGCAGCATCTCGACCAGCAGCAGCCGGGCGCCGGGAGCGGCGGAACGGCGGCAGGTGGCCAGGATGCGGACCGCGTGCTCGTCGTCCCAGTCGTGCAGGATCCACTTCAGCAGGTACAGGTCGCCCTTCGGGACCTCCTCCAGGAAGTCGCCGGCGACCAGGTCGATCCGGCCCGCGAGCGGCGAGCCCCACAACCGCTGCCTGGCCGCCTCGATCACCGGCGGCCGGTCGAGCAGCACGCCGGTCGCCGACGGGGCCTTGTCCAGCAGCGCGGCGAGCAGCACGCCGTAGGCGCCGCCGACGTCCACCAGCCGCCCGTACGCCGAGGGGTCCACGGCCGCCGCGACGTCGGCGGCGACCTGCGCCGACTGCTCCCCCATGCCCAGGGCGAAGTGCTCGGCCTCCTCGGGGTTCGCGGCGAGGTGCTCCCAGAACGAGCGGCCCAGCAGCGCCGGCGCGACCGGCTCGCCCGTGCGGACCGACTGCTCGAACTCCCCGACGAGCCGCCACACGGTCGGGGAGCCGTAGGCGACGGCCAGCTCCCGCAGGGCCGTGGGGGAGTCGGAGCGCAGGCATTCGCCCGCGTCCGTCAGCCGGTAGTGGTCCGGCTCGGTCTCCGTCATCAGGCCGACCGTGGCGGCGGCCCGCAGCAGGCGCAGCAGCGCGTCGGGGTGCACGCCGACGGCCGCCGCCAGGTCCCGCGCCGAGCGCGGCCCGGCGGCCAGCTCGTCGGCGACACGCAGCCGGGACAGCACGACGATGATCTGGGAGTGCCAGAAGCCGCTCAGCAGCTGGAGGACGTGTTCCGCCGGTGCCCGGCCGCCGGAAGGTGCTCGTCCGTCGCGGTCCTCGTGCCCGGTGCCGACGTACGACATGGACTCACTATGACATCCGGGACGGATGGTGTCATCGGACAGCATTGACCGAATTCCTGGTGGCGGATCCCACAAGCTGTCACACCTCCCGTCAGGAGCCCGCCATACCCCTCGCCCGCCCGGTGCGACAACGGTTGGTGCGCCCAGCTGCACGGGCTCTACTTCGACAAGGACCAGACGCTGCCGGGCCGCTGCGGGCACCGGCACGACTGGGAGCACGTCGTGGTCCGGGTACACGACGGCACCGCCCGGTACGTGGCACGCGTTCCGCTTCGCGGGCGCCGGTGGGCAGCCGGCGAACCACAAGGGCACCTGGCAGTTCCCGCCGCTGGTCGGCTGGGACCACTACCCGGCGGGGTCGCGCGACCGCCTGGCGGCGCACCCTTTCGGCTCGGCCAGTCTCGGGCTGAAGGACGCCTCGTGCGGCGCGGAGCCGGCCAAGGCCGAGCCCGCCGGAACCCCGTTCGACCCCCACGCCTGACGCGCCCGCCCCGGGCTTGCGGCGATTGTCAAAACCCGGTAACGCGAGATGTACTGCCTTCCGGAAAGCTGATCTTCACGATCGAGCACGAGGAGGAGCGGTGGACTTCGCGATCTTGGGCACCATCCGCCTCAACGGCCCCACCGGCCGGATCCGGCTCAGCCGCAAGCAGCGGGCGGTCGTGGCGGCGCTCCTGCTCCATCCGAACGCGACCGTCTCCACCGAGCGGCTGATCGCCGCCGTCTGGGACGACCCGCCGCGTTCGGCCGTGGCCAACGTCCAGACGTACGTGCACCAGCTCCGCCGCCTGCTGGAGGGCAGCGGCCTGGAGGTGCGTACCGAAGGGTCCGGGTACGTCTGCGAGGTGCCGCCGGGGCGGCTGGACCTCCAGGTGTTCGAGGAGGGGCTCCGGCGGGCGCGCGCGTCGCGGGCGGGCGGCGACCTGGTGGCGGCGGAGCGGGAGTACGCGGCGGCGATCGCCCTGTGGCGCGGCACGCCCGCCGAGGACGTGCCGCTCAGCGGGGCGGTGGCGCCGCGGATCACCGAGCTGGAGGAGCGCCTGGCGGTGGCCAGGTCGGAGTGGATCGACGTACGGCTCGCGCTCGGCCGCGAGGACCTGGTGGCCGAGCTGCGTGCCCTCGTCACCGCTCATCCGCTGCGCGAGCGGCTGTGGGAGCAACTGGTGGTCGCCCTGGCCCGCGGCGGCCGGCGCGACGAGGCCCTCGACGCCTTCCGCCAGGCCCGCGAGCTGCTGGTCGCCGAGCTGGGCATCGAGCCGGGACAGGAGCTGCGCCGGCTGCACGCGGCGCTGCTGGCGGGGGAGGAGGATCTCGACGCGCGGCCGGAACCGCGCAGGTCGCGGGGCGCGCGGGGGAGCGGGGACGACGTTCTGGACGCGTGGACGCAGGCGGGCCGGTCGGAGTCGGGCCGGTCGGAGGCGGGCCGGTCGGAGGCGGGCCGGTCGCACGCGGGGCCGGGGGGCGAGGCCGAGCCGCGGCGCCCGCACGCCGGGGACGCGGTGCCCGTGGCGTTCCGGCGGTTGTGCCAGCTGCCCGCCGACACCGCGGACTTCGTCGGCCGCGAGGCGGAGATCGCCGAGGTCATGGCGCTGTTACGGGCGGGGGAGGAGCGGCTCAGCCCGCCCATCGTGATCGTGTCCGGGCTGCCCGGCGTCGGCAAGACGACGCTCGCCGTGCACCTGGCGCACCTGCTGCGCTCCGACTACCCCGACGGCCAGCTCTTCGTCCGCCTCGGCCACGACGCCCGCGGCCCCCGGGAGCCCGGCGAGCTGCTGGACGTGCTGCTGCGCTCGCTCGGTCTCGACGGCGCGGCCATCCCCGCCTCGGCCGAGGAGCGCGCCCGGCTGCTGCGCCAGCGCCTGGCCGACCGGGCGGTGCTCGTCGTGCTGGACGAGGCGGTCGAGGAGGCCCAGCTCCGCCACCTGCTGCCCGGCACGCCGCGCGGCGCCGTCCTGGTGACCTCCCGCTCGCGGCTGCCCGCGCTGGAGGGCGCCGCACGCCTCACGCTCGACCTGCCCGGCGAGAAGGACGCCCTGCTGCTGCTCGAACGGGTGGCGGGCGCCGACCGCATCGGCATGGCGCCCGGCGCGGCCGAGCAGATCCTGCGCTCCTGCGGCCGGCTGCCGCTGGCCATCCGGGTCGCCGGCGCCCGCCTGGCCACCCGCCCGGTCTGGCCGGTCAGCGAGTTCGCCACCCGGCTGGCCGGGCGGGGGCTGGACGAGCTGGTGGTGGGCGGGCTGGACGTGCGGGCCACGTTCGAGCCGAGCTACGCGGCGCTGCCGGAGTCGGCCCGGCACGCGTTCCGGCTGCTGGGGCTGGCGGGGCTGGACAGCGTGGCGGAGTGGTCGGTCGCCGCCCTCCTCGGGCGGCCGGGGGAGGAAGCGGGCGCGCCGTCTTACGGGCTGGAGGCGGATGCGGCGCTGGAGACGCTCGTCGCGCGGGGCATGCTCACCTCGACCGAGGTGGACGACGCCGGGCAACCCCGCTACCGCCTGCACGACCTGCTCCGGGTGTACGCGCGCGAGCGGGCCGAGGCGGAGGAGTCACCGGCGCGCCGGCGCGAGGCCCTGACCAGGCACGTGCTGGAGTGCCTGCGCAGGACGAGGGCCGCGACGCGCACAATGCCGATCCCGCTGTCCCCACCGTTCCCGCGCGAGCCGGACCCAGGACCGGCCCTGGAGCCGAGATCGGCCCTGGAGCCGAGGCCGGCCCTGGAGCCGAGGCCGGCCCTGGAGCCGAGGCTGGCCCCGGAGACCGCACCGGCTTCGGAGGCAGAGCCGGCCCCGGACGTGCGGGCGAGCGCGGCGTGGCTGGCCGCCGAGCGGCGCACGCTGATGCTCGCCCTCACCACGGCAGCCGACCTCGGCCTGGTCGCCGCCGCCGCGGAGCTGGCCCACCACCTCACCGCGTACCTGCTCATGGACCGCTTCCTCGACGACGCCGAGCAGGCCCAGCGGACCGTGATCGGCATGGGCGACGAGTGCGCCACGCTACGGGCCAGGCTCCTGCTGGCCGCCGTGGACATCGAGCGCGGCCACCTGGAGCAGGGCGGCGCGGCGTGCGAGGCGCTGCTGGCCGACCTCGGCCGCGCCGGAGATCCGCACGGCGCCGCGTACGCGCTGATCAGCAGGGCCGCCGCCCGCCACGGGATGGGCCGGCTCGACGAGGCGCTGGCCGACGCGTACGCCTCGCTCGACCTGCTGGCCGCCCACGGCGACAGTGCCGGGCTGGCGTACGCGTGGACCTGGCCCGTCTGGATCCACCTCGAACGGGGCGAGCACGACCGGGCCGTGGAGATCGCCAGGACCCGGCTGGAGGTGACCCGCGACGTGGACCACACCATCAGGGGCAACCTGCTGCGCGCCCTCGGCACCTCCCTCTACCAGCAGGGCGAGACGGCCGAGGCCGTCGCGTGCTACCGGGAGAGCCTGCTGACCGCGCAGGCGTCCGGGGACCGGGGCGAGATGAGCAAGGTGCTGCGGCGGCTCGGCGAGGCGCTGGGCGCGCTGGGCCGCTTCGAGGAGGCGGCGCAGACGCTGGCGGCGAGCCTGCGGCTGTTCGTGGAGTGCGGGGACACGCTCGGCGAGGCGCTGGCCGGGCACGCCCTGGGCGTCGTCCGCCTGCGCCAGGGCGACCCCGGCACGGCGCTCGGGCACCTGCGGATCGCGCTGGAACGGCTCGGCGACGACGGGCCCCAGGTGTGGCGGGCCCGCACGCTCAGGGAGCTCGGCCGGGCGCACGCGCTGCTGGGCCGGTCCGAGGAGTCGGCGGCGGCGTGGCGCGGCTCGCTCGCCCTGTTCGGCGACGCGGCGGAGGCCAGGCAGGTGGCGCAGTACCTGTCGGAGTCGACCACGGCGACACTCTGAGGAGGTCATTCCCGGAGGCGCCAGCCCACGGGCGCCTCCCGCGCCCCGGCCAGCCGCGCCTCCCTCCTGGCCACCCCCGGCGTGGCGCCCTCGGCGACGAGCGTGCCCGCCGGTGACACCGCGGCCCACACCCCGGCGGGCGCGTCCGCGAGCTCCATCGCCCGGTTCACCTCGGGCCGGGTCGGAACGGGCGTCCTGCGCGCCTGCCACCGCCGCCAGTACAGCCACTGCGCGAAGATCAGCGGCCCGAGCACGGTCAGCAGCGGCATCGGCCGGCCGCCGGTGAGCACGAAGGCGATGGACACGGCCAGCAGCACGGCCTCCAGCCCGGCCGCCGACCACACGGCTGCCTTCCCGTACGCCCGCAGCGCCACGACCGGCCAGATCGACAACATCAGGCAGTCGCCCAGCCCGATCAGCGACGGGTTCGCCCGTAGGAGGTGGCCAGCACGGGCGAGAACGGCAGCCCCGGCATGCGCTGCACGAAGTCGACCATGAGCGAGGACAGCCCGGTGGCCAGCGTGTCGTACACGGTCAGCGCCGCGGCCAGCGCCGCCACCTGGGCGG
The nucleotide sequence above comes from Nonomuraea gerenzanensis. Encoded proteins:
- a CDS encoding AfsR/SARP family transcriptional regulator, yielding MDFAILGTIRLNGPTGRIRLSRKQRAVVAALLLHPNATVSTERLIAAVWDDPPRSAVANVQTYVHQLRRLLEGSGLEVRTEGSGYVCEVPPGRLDLQVFEEGLRRARASRAGGDLVAAEREYAAAIALWRGTPAEDVPLSGAVAPRITELEERLAVARSEWIDVRLALGREDLVAELRALVTAHPLRERLWEQLVVALARGGRRDEALDAFRQARELLVAELGIEPGQELRRLHAALLAGEEDLDARPEPRRSRGARGSGDDVLDAWTQAGRSESGRSEAGRSEAGRSHAGPGGEAEPRRPHAGDAVPVAFRRLCQLPADTADFVGREAEIAEVMALLRAGEERLSPPIVIVSGLPGVGKTTLAVHLAHLLRSDYPDGQLFVRLGHDARGPREPGELLDVLLRSLGLDGAAIPASAEERARLLRQRLADRAVLVVLDEAVEEAQLRHLLPGTPRGAVLVTSRSRLPALEGAARLTLDLPGEKDALLLLERVAGADRIGMAPGAAEQILRSCGRLPLAIRVAGARLATRPVWPVSEFATRLAGRGLDELVVGGLDVRATFEPSYAALPESARHAFRLLGLAGLDSVAEWSVAALLGRPGEEAGAPSYGLEADAALETLVARGMLTSTEVDDAGQPRYRLHDLLRVYARERAEAEESPARRREALTRHVLECLRRTRAATRTMPIPLSPPFPREPDPGPALEPRSALEPRPALEPRPALEPRLAPETAPASEAEPAPDVRASAAWLAAERRTLMLALTTAADLGLVAAAAELAHHLTAYLLMDRFLDDAEQAQRTVIGMGDECATLRARLLLAAVDIERGHLEQGGAACEALLADLGRAGDPHGAAYALISRAAARHGMGRLDEALADAYASLDLLAAHGDSAGLAYAWTWPVWIHLERGEHDRAVEIARTRLEVTRDVDHTIRGNLLRALGTSLYQQGETAEAVACYRESLLTAQASGDRGEMSKVLRRLGEALGALGRFEEAAQTLAASLRLFVECGDTLGEALAGHALGVVRLRQGDPGTALGHLRIALERLGDDGPQVWRARTLRELGRAHALLGRSEESAAAWRGSLALFGDAAEARQVAQYLSESTTATL
- a CDS encoding acetylserotonin O-methyltransferase, coding for MSYVGTGHEDRDGRAPSGGRAPAEHVLQLLSGFWHSQIIVVLSRLRVADELAAGPRSARDLAAAVGVHPDALLRLLRAAATVGLMTETEPDHYRLTDAGECLRSDSPTALRELAVAYGSPTVWRLVGEFEQSVRTGEPVAPALLGRSFWEHLAANPEEAEHFALGMGEQSAQVAADVAAAVDPSAYGRLVDVGGAYGVLLAALLDKAPSATGVLLDRPPVIEAARQRLWGSPLAGRIDLVAGDFLEEVPKGDLYLLKWILHDWDDEHAVRILATCRRSAAPGARLLLVEMLLPEPWTPSHVHLSDLAMLVLLGGRERTASQYGDLLRAGGWEPAEVTPTSGRYSILQAVATP